One window of the Elusimicrobiota bacterium genome contains the following:
- the queC gene encoding 7-cyano-7-deazaguanine synthase QueC, translated as MTRAKAIVLLSGGLDSATALGWAQKVKKWDCRCLLFNYGQRHQRELRAARAIANQAGCPVREVRFRLPWGGSSLIDKKVSVPSHSLASIGHGRLPNTYVPARNTIFISFALSWADTIDAENIVIGANALDYSGYPDCRPLYLRAMQTAGRQGTRLGAEKKRPLRLWAPLLQLSKADIIRKGVKLHVATHLTWSCYQGRVRPCGLCDSCRLRAEGFRLAGIPDPASRRNVLS; from the coding sequence ATGACGCGGGCGAAGGCCATTGTCCTCCTTTCCGGAGGGCTGGATTCCGCGACCGCCTTGGGCTGGGCTCAAAAAGTTAAAAAGTGGGACTGCCGCTGTCTCCTATTCAATTACGGTCAACGGCATCAACGGGAACTCCGGGCGGCCCGGGCCATCGCCAATCAGGCGGGGTGCCCCGTGCGGGAGGTTCGCTTTCGATTGCCTTGGGGTGGGTCCAGCCTTATTGATAAAAAAGTGTCGGTGCCCTCCCACTCCCTGGCGTCCATTGGTCATGGCCGATTGCCCAATACCTATGTGCCCGCGCGGAACACTATTTTTATTTCTTTCGCCCTCTCTTGGGCCGATACGATTGATGCCGAGAACATTGTGATTGGCGCCAACGCGTTGGATTACTCGGGATACCCGGACTGCCGGCCCCTCTATCTTCGGGCCATGCAGACCGCGGGCCGACAGGGGACCCGTCTGGGTGCGGAAAAGAAACGGCCGCTCCGCCTGTGGGCCCCGCTTTTACAGCTCTCCAAAGCCGACATTATTCGGAAGGGTGTGAAGCTTCACGTCGCCACTCACCTCACCTGGTCCTGCTATCAGGGAAGGGTTCGGCCGTGTGGTCTCTGTGACTCTTGCCGGTTGCGGGCGGAGGGGTTCCGTCTGGCGGGTATTCCGGACCCCGCGTCC
- a CDS encoding glutamate racemase: MKKSGHPIGVFDSGVGGLTVLRALARLLPSESFIYVGDTARVPYGSKSPEAVRRFSLEIALFFRRKGVKMMVTACNTASALALSELRAFMSVPVLGVIEPGARAALASTRTGRVGVIGTEATIRSQAYDEAIKRLDKTVRVFGRSCPLFVPLVEEGWLNHEVTQRVASLYLKPFLKHKIDALVLGCTHYPLLKSVLRRVVGRVELIDSAEETAKAVRSRLEQDGLLLHGRKKGVLSYFSSDDPLKFERLGSRFMGEALPTVRRIQLGGIDR; the protein is encoded by the coding sequence ATGAAAAAAAGTGGTCATCCGATTGGGGTGTTTGATTCGGGGGTGGGGGGGTTGACGGTGTTGCGGGCGTTGGCTCGGCTTCTTCCTTCGGAGAGTTTTATTTATGTGGGGGATACGGCTCGGGTGCCTTATGGGAGCAAGTCGCCTGAGGCGGTGCGGCGGTTTTCGCTGGAGATTGCGCTTTTCTTTCGTCGCAAAGGTGTGAAGATGATGGTTACGGCTTGCAACACGGCGAGCGCGTTGGCGTTGTCGGAATTGCGGGCGTTTATGTCGGTGCCGGTTCTGGGGGTGATCGAGCCTGGGGCACGGGCGGCTTTGGCTTCGACCCGGACCGGGCGGGTCGGGGTTATTGGGACAGAGGCAACCATCCGGAGTCAGGCTTACGATGAGGCGATTAAACGTTTGGACAAAACGGTCCGGGTGTTTGGTCGTTCGTGCCCTCTCTTTGTTCCCCTCGTCGAAGAAGGGTGGTTGAACCATGAGGTCACCCAGCGTGTGGCTTCACTTTACCTGAAACCCTTTTTGAAACATAAGATCGATGCCCTGGTTTTGGGGTGCACGCACTACCCGCTCTTGAAATCCGTTCTGCGCCGCGTGGTGGGGCGTGTGGAACTCATTGATTCGGCCGAAGAAACGGCGAAGGCCGTTCGCTCGCGGTTGGAGCAGGACGGGCTTCTTTTGCACGGGCGAAAGAAGGGTGTTCTTTCCTATTTCTCTTCCGACGACCCGCTCAAATTTGAACGGCTGGGGTCGCGGTTTATGGGGGAAGCCCTTCCGACGGTTCGTCGCATTCAACTGGGCGGCATTGACCGATGA